Proteins encoded within one genomic window of Flavobacterium gilvum:
- a CDS encoding SDR family oxidoreductase, whose translation MKTVVITGAGGILCSTLAKALAAQGHKIALLDLKKEAADKVAQEINAEGGIAIGVEANVLKKESLEAAKKEVNSKLGPCDILVNGAGGNHPLGTTTNPHLLAEDLINAKEGFKTFFDLDAEGIQFVFNLNFIGTLLPTQVFAIDMVGRQGCSVLNISSMNAYTPLTKIPAYSGAKAAVSNFTQWLAVHFSKVGIRVNALAPGFFLTDQNRTLLTTENGELTARGNTIIEQTPMGRFGEPKDLISTTLFLCDDASSFVTGVVIPIDGGFSAFSGV comes from the coding sequence ATGAAAACAGTAGTAATTACAGGAGCCGGAGGGATTTTGTGCAGTACACTAGCAAAAGCATTAGCCGCACAAGGGCATAAAATAGCTCTTTTGGATTTAAAGAAAGAAGCAGCCGACAAAGTGGCTCAAGAAATTAACGCAGAAGGAGGAATTGCAATAGGAGTTGAAGCAAATGTTTTGAAGAAAGAATCGCTGGAAGCAGCAAAAAAGGAGGTAAATTCAAAGTTAGGACCTTGTGATATTTTGGTAAATGGAGCTGGAGGAAATCACCCACTTGGAACTACAACTAATCCTCATTTATTGGCAGAAGATTTAATCAATGCAAAAGAAGGTTTTAAAACTTTCTTCGATCTGGATGCCGAAGGAATTCAGTTTGTTTTTAATCTAAATTTCATAGGTACTTTACTTCCAACACAAGTATTTGCTATTGATATGGTGGGAAGACAAGGATGTAGCGTATTGAACATTTCGTCAATGAACGCTTATACTCCTTTAACCAAAATTCCAGCTTACAGTGGCGCCAAAGCAGCAGTATCTAATTTTACGCAATGGCTAGCCGTTCACTTTTCAAAAGTTGGAATTCGTGTAAATGCACTTGCACCTGGTTTCTTTTTGACAGATCAAAACCGCACACTTTTAACTACAGAAAACGGTGAATTAACTGCCCGTGGAAACACAATTATTGAGCAAACTCCAATGGGACGATTTGGAGAGCCAAAGGATTTAATAAGTACGACACTCTTTTTGTGCGATGATGCCTCATCGTTTGTAACTGGAGTTGTTATCCCTATCGATGGAGGATTTAGTGCATTTAGCGGGGTATAA